In one window of Flavobacterium ginsengisoli DNA:
- a CDS encoding PLP-dependent aminotransferase family protein, which produces MKNSNYLYLQFADLIEKQIKSGLLNVGDKLPSIREVCAETGYSMSTVSKAYYEVESRSLIESRPQSGYYVSNISARTIPEPSASKPLLTLENIEREDLVDLVYGDMRKKDITMLSLGFPSNELLPIAKLNKGMVQAMRQLPNSGTSYEEIEGNSNLRKEIARWSFTWGGSLTEDDIITTPGCISAISDCLLTLTKPGDTIITESPVYFGILQLARSLGLYVMELPTNMTTGIEIEAVKKTLSTKKVKACVLMSNFSNPSGSMLPNEHKKEIVRLMDFYNVPLIEDDIHGDLYFGTSRPTNCKTYDESGIVLCCSSVSKSLAPGYRVGWVSPGKFKKEVLRTKLYHTISNSTITHEVVGDFLKNGRYENHLRKIRQILNRNCTNYINTVLESFPAGTKVSQPQGGFFLWVELDKKIDTVAFYHLALKHNISIAPGRIFSFQNQFSNCMRLSFGLPWSNELRTAIQTLGRLAKQL; this is translated from the coding sequence ATGAAAAATTCGAATTACTTATATCTTCAATTTGCTGACCTCATCGAAAAACAGATCAAATCAGGGCTTTTAAATGTAGGCGACAAATTGCCATCTATACGAGAAGTCTGTGCTGAAACAGGTTATAGCATGAGCACGGTAAGTAAAGCATATTACGAAGTTGAAAGCCGTTCTTTGATCGAATCAAGACCACAATCGGGTTATTATGTAAGCAATATTTCGGCTAGAACAATTCCAGAACCATCAGCAAGCAAACCGCTTTTAACACTTGAAAATATCGAACGTGAGGATTTGGTGGATTTGGTTTATGGCGATATGCGTAAAAAAGATATTACGATGCTTTCGCTTGGTTTTCCTTCAAATGAATTACTTCCGATTGCGAAACTGAATAAAGGAATGGTTCAAGCCATGCGTCAACTTCCAAACAGCGGAACAAGTTATGAGGAAATTGAAGGAAATAGTAATTTAAGAAAAGAAATTGCACGTTGGTCGTTTACTTGGGGAGGTTCCTTGACTGAAGATGATATTATAACGACTCCGGGCTGTATTTCGGCTATTTCAGATTGTTTATTAACGCTGACAAAACCAGGAGACACTATCATTACTGAAAGTCCTGTTTACTTTGGGATTCTGCAATTGGCAAGATCATTGGGTTTGTACGTAATGGAACTTCCAACCAATATGACAACAGGAATTGAAATTGAAGCAGTTAAAAAAACGCTTTCTACAAAGAAAGTAAAAGCCTGTGTTTTGATGAGTAATTTCAGTAATCCGTCGGGAAGCATGCTACCAAACGAACATAAAAAGGAAATCGTCCGTTTAATGGATTTTTATAATGTTCCGCTAATTGAAGATGATATTCACGGTGATTTGTATTTTGGAACAAGCCGTCCGACAAACTGTAAAACGTATGATGAAAGCGGTATCGTTTTGTGCTGCAGTTCGGTTTCTAAAAGTCTGGCACCAGGCTATCGCGTGGGTTGGGTTTCTCCAGGAAAGTTTAAAAAAGAAGTTCTGAGAACCAAATTGTACCATACGATCTCCAATTCTACCATTACACATGAAGTTGTTGGAGATTTCTTGAAAAATGGCCGTTACGAAAATCATCTGAGAAAAATTCGCCAAATTTTGAATCGAAACTGTACCAATTACATCAATACAGTTTTAGAGTCTTTTCCTGCGGGAACCAAAGTGAGCCAACCTCAAGGTGGATTTTTTCTTTGGGTCGAATTGGATAAAAAAATCGATACAGTCGCTTTTTACCATTTAGCGCTTAAACATAATATTAGCATCGCTCCGGGAAGGATTTTTTCCTTTCAAAATCAATTTTCAAATTGTATGCGATTGAGCTTTGGACTGCCTTGGTCTAATGAATTGAGAACTGCAATTCAGACCTTGGGAAGGCTGGCGAAGCAACTCTAG
- a CDS encoding tRNA-(ms[2]io[6]A)-hydroxylase: MGVLRLQLPTDPRWVNIVEKNIEEILTDHAWCEQKATTNAITIITNNSEHQDLVKDLLALAKEEIDHFEQVHNIIIKRGLKLGRERKDDYVNELYQYMKKSGDGSRVSGLVERLLFSAMIEARSCERFKVLSENIKDEELALFYRELMESEAGHYTTFITYARKYGTGIDVEKRWREWLAFEESIITNYGKGETIHG, encoded by the coding sequence ATGGGCGTATTAAGATTACAATTGCCAACCGACCCAAGATGGGTAAATATTGTTGAGAAGAACATTGAAGAAATCTTAACAGATCACGCTTGGTGTGAGCAGAAAGCGACAACAAACGCGATTACAATTATTACGAATAACTCTGAGCATCAAGATTTAGTAAAAGACCTATTAGCTTTAGCTAAAGAAGAAATCGATCATTTTGAGCAAGTTCACAACATTATTATCAAAAGAGGATTAAAATTAGGTCGTGAGCGTAAAGATGATTACGTAAACGAACTGTATCAATACATGAAAAAAAGCGGTGACGGAAGCCGTGTTTCTGGTCTTGTAGAACGATTACTATTTTCTGCAATGATCGAGGCTAGAAGCTGTGAACGTTTTAAAGTACTTTCTGAAAACATTAAAGACGAAGAATTGGCGCTTTTTTATAGAGAATTAATGGAAAGCGAAGCAGGGCATTACACCACTTTTATTACTTACGCTCGTAAATATGGTACAGGAATAGACGTTGAAAAACGTTGGAGAGAATGGCTAGCTTTTGAAGAGTCAATTATTACCAATTACGGAAAAGGAGAAACAATTCACGGATAG
- a CDS encoding EamA family transporter translates to MKTTKYYIAAISAFITWGLFSLVLKPIHEYPSLDILFFRVFSCAGLMLLIAFLFKRKQIKETIEIFKALSKSEKRKSVLLNIGGSVFLMANWFTFIYVVNHVSVKATSLAYLVCPILTTLLAYFILKEKLLKTQWLSVGLSISGCILLSYTDIMDMFFSIIIGLTYLAYLVSQRANRGFDKFIVLTFHITLSALFLLPFYPVFGGPVPTEFKFYLCIETIAIVFTIIPLFLNLYALSGINSSTVGMLLNINPMIAFGLATFFSKKILRLCRLQHTVSFLPQC, encoded by the coding sequence GTGAAAACAACAAAGTATTATATCGCGGCGATTTCAGCCTTTATTACGTGGGGACTTTTTAGTTTGGTTTTAAAGCCAATTCATGAATATCCTTCGTTAGATATTTTGTTTTTTCGTGTTTTCAGTTGTGCTGGTTTAATGCTTTTAATTGCTTTTTTGTTTAAAAGAAAACAAATAAAAGAAACGATTGAGATTTTTAAAGCTTTATCAAAATCAGAAAAAAGAAAATCGGTTCTGCTGAATATTGGCGGAAGTGTTTTTTTGATGGCAAACTGGTTCACCTTTATTTATGTGGTTAATCATGTGAGTGTAAAAGCGACTTCTTTGGCATATTTGGTTTGTCCAATTTTAACGACTTTATTGGCTTATTTTATACTGAAAGAAAAACTGCTAAAAACACAATGGCTTTCTGTCGGATTAAGTATTTCGGGATGCATATTGCTCTCATACACCGATATAATGGATATGTTTTTCAGTATTATTATAGGGCTTACTTATCTCGCTTATTTAGTAAGCCAACGTGCTAACAGAGGTTTTGATAAGTTTATTGTTTTGACTTTTCACATCACATTGTCAGCCTTGTTTTTATTACCGTTTTATCCGGTTTTTGGGGGACCGGTTCCAACGGAATTTAAGTTTTATCTCTGCATTGAAACCATTGCAATTGTATTTACTATAATTCCGTTATTTCTCAATTTATATGCACTTTCAGGAATCAACTCTTCAACAGTTGGAATGTTATTAAACATTAATCCGATGATTGCATTTGGTTTGGCGACCTTTTTTTCAAAGAAAATATTACGCCTTTGCAGATTACAGCATACGGTATCATTTTTACCGCAGTGTTAG
- a CDS encoding GNAT family N-acetyltransferase: MIKITEAFVEDIAKIQEIAHITWPITYGEILTAEQLEYMLNLIYSNEALSKQIQNKEQLFYLISDSESVIGFIGIEHNYKGEAITKIHKIYLLPETQGKGYGKKVFEEIGKMALESNSNELLLNVNRFNTALNFYKKLGFEIKETVDIEIGNGYLMEDYVMGKGL; the protein is encoded by the coding sequence ATGATTAAAATTACAGAAGCATTTGTTGAAGATATTGCTAAAATTCAAGAAATCGCACATATAACATGGCCTATTACTTATGGCGAAATTTTAACTGCGGAACAATTAGAATACATGTTAAATCTAATTTATTCTAATGAAGCATTATCAAAGCAAATTCAGAATAAAGAACAGTTGTTTTATTTAATTTCAGATTCAGAATCGGTTATTGGTTTTATCGGAATTGAACACAATTATAAAGGAGAAGCTATTACTAAAATCCATAAAATTTATCTTCTGCCAGAAACACAAGGAAAAGGTTATGGCAAAAAAGTTTTTGAAGAAATTGGAAAAATGGCTTTGGAAAGTAACTCAAACGAACTTTTATTGAACGTAAACCGTTTTAATACGGCGTTGAATTTCTATAAAAAACTTGGTTTCGAAATTAAAGAAACCGTTGATATCGAAATAGGAAATGGATATTTAATGGAAGATTATGTAATGGGAAAAGGTTTGTAG
- a CDS encoding pentapeptide repeat-containing protein: MKKESEYFLDKEYNTIVYAKDDLNFKDFESCVFNNCNFSACTFLAVTFIDCVFNDCIFSEAKINYVALRTVTFNRCKIKEVNFAMCDKLIFEVHFNDCVLDFSKFYTLKLKGTPFTNCSLIAVDFMAADLTSVIFDNCDLYRSEFNKAIANKADFKTSYNYTIDPSKTKLKKAIFSLKEVKGLLFAHDVIVS; encoded by the coding sequence TTGAAAAAAGAAAGCGAATATTTTCTTGATAAAGAATACAATACGATTGTTTACGCCAAAGACGATTTGAATTTTAAAGACTTTGAATCTTGCGTTTTTAACAATTGTAACTTTTCTGCATGCACGTTTTTAGCCGTTACTTTCATTGATTGCGTTTTTAATGACTGTATTTTCAGCGAAGCAAAAATCAATTATGTGGCATTGAGAACTGTTACTTTTAATCGATGCAAAATTAAAGAAGTGAATTTCGCTATGTGTGATAAACTAATTTTTGAAGTTCATTTTAATGATTGTGTTCTCGATTTTTCTAAGTTTTATACTTTAAAATTGAAAGGAACTCCGTTTACCAATTGCAGTTTAATTGCAGTAGATTTTATGGCGGCAGATTTAACTAGCGTAATTTTCGATAATTGTGACTTATATCGTTCTGAATTCAACAAAGCCATTGCTAATAAAGCCGATTTTAAAACCAGTTATAATTATACTATTGATCCTTCTAAAACTAAATTAAAAAAAGCTATTTTTTCTTTGAAGGAAGTGAAGGGATTATTGTTTGCGCATGATGTGATTGTGAGTTAG
- a CDS encoding BamA/TamA family outer membrane protein, with protein MDYNYFKFHQSVSFQVHPNFYVGGGVNIDWYSSIVDKDLDVANGKFTYHYNYNQKYGFDESEYFLNGVSLNLVYDSRDNQVNATHGWFANINYRFNPEIFDNQEVSNVLYAEYRNFIPVSQKDKRYILALWTYGQFVTKGKVPYLNLPAIGWDQRSRSGEGYTQGLFRGTNLIYLATEFRFPLSCDQMFSGTVFTNFVTTSNPETNTKLFQYVQPAFGFGLRILIDKATRTNLIADYAWGNNSKGFYLNAGETF; from the coding sequence ATGGATTATAATTATTTTAAATTTCATCAATCAGTTTCCTTTCAAGTTCATCCAAATTTTTACGTCGGCGGCGGTGTCAATATTGATTGGTACTCGAGTATTGTTGATAAAGACCTTGATGTTGCAAATGGAAAATTTACTTACCATTATAATTATAATCAGAAATATGGATTTGATGAATCAGAATATTTTTTAAACGGTGTGAGTCTAAATTTGGTTTACGATTCAAGAGATAATCAGGTGAATGCAACGCACGGCTGGTTTGCTAATATAAATTACCGTTTTAATCCAGAGATATTTGACAATCAAGAAGTAAGTAATGTTTTGTATGCCGAATATCGAAATTTTATTCCGGTTTCGCAAAAAGATAAACGATACATTCTAGCGCTTTGGACTTATGGACAATTTGTAACCAAAGGAAAAGTTCCATACTTGAATTTGCCAGCAATTGGTTGGGATCAGCGTAGTCGAAGCGGTGAGGGATATACACAGGGATTATTTAGAGGAACAAATTTAATTTATCTAGCAACAGAATTTAGGTTTCCGCTTAGTTGCGATCAAATGTTCAGCGGAACGGTTTTTACAAACTTCGTAACAACAAGTAATCCAGAAACTAATACAAAACTTTTTCAATATGTTCAACCAGCTTTCGGTTTCGGACTCCGTATTTTAATTGATAAAGCAACTAGAACCAATCTTATTGCAGATTATGCGTGGGGAAATAATTCTAAAGGATTCTATTTGAATGCTGGAGAGACTTTTTAA
- a CDS encoding bestrophin family protein, translated as MKYVLGKIKVEIVLVLAYTILFEIFHHYFINLPVDIPIAIPTMIGTIISLLLAFKSNQAYDRWWEARIVWGAVVNDSRTLIRQVLTFYDDPDFSVEASEFKENFAKRQIAWCYSLGESLRNRDAIKPIEGLISEEEIRYIKNHQNVPNAILMLHARDLRTAKNEKKINMYQQVEIDNTLSRLCDEMGKCERIKNTIFPTTYSMYIRLTLCLFIFLLPFGLTSVLSWFAIPLITAIGARFFNRKNGDSFARSVRKQTYRYASYCNCKYN; from the coding sequence ATGAAGTACGTTCTCGGGAAAATTAAAGTAGAAATTGTTTTAGTGTTGGCTTATACCATACTATTTGAAATTTTTCATCATTATTTCATCAATTTGCCTGTAGATATCCCGATTGCCATTCCGACCATGATCGGAACCATTATTTCCTTATTATTAGCCTTTAAGTCCAATCAGGCTTATGACAGATGGTGGGAAGCCAGAATTGTTTGGGGTGCTGTTGTAAACGATTCTAGAACCTTGATTCGTCAGGTTTTAACATTTTACGACGATCCAGATTTCTCTGTTGAAGCAAGTGAATTCAAAGAAAATTTTGCTAAAAGACAAATTGCATGGTGTTATAGTTTAGGAGAGTCGCTTAGAAATAGAGATGCAATAAAGCCGATTGAAGGCTTAATTAGCGAAGAAGAAATCAGATACATCAAAAATCATCAGAACGTTCCAAATGCAATTTTGATGCTGCATGCAAGAGATTTAAGAACAGCTAAAAACGAAAAGAAAATCAACATGTATCAACAGGTTGAAATTGATAATACATTGTCAAGATTGTGTGATGAAATGGGAAAATGTGAGCGTATTAAAAACACGATTTTCCCAACAACATACAGTATGTACATTAGATTGACTTTGTGTTTGTTTATTTTCCTATTGCCTTTCGGATTAACGAGTGTTTTAAGCTGGTTTGCAATTCCGCTGATTACTGCGATTGGTGCTCGCTTTTTTAATCGAAAGAATGGCGATTCATTTGCAAGATCCGTTCGAAAACAGACCTACAGATACGCCAGTTACTGCAATTGCAAATACAATTGA
- a CDS encoding HAMP domain-containing sensor histidine kinase has protein sequence MFFLFRENNRYHFLKRLDDRAKIVASIHFQKDPEKIKYYKNLQKNGLEELIEEEEYVLKINSHNSFDYNTNLNLPNTFYTNILKTGKDSFERDNKYYLGQIFQENNQKYIVIVSARDRKGKDTTVYIVKIMLFGGIGFVILAFLLGRFLAKRVIDPVARITKEVKRISASNLHNRLPEVKNSDEISDLTNTFNNMLDRLETSFEIQANFINNASHELKTPITTIIAEAEIMLLKERQQHEYVESLQNIYSQASRLGNLTESLLKLTQTGYDGQKQVSDIARMDELLLDVKSDLDKIYPDNRVSIKLNFAPEDSNLLLLPCNKPLLELAINNIITNGVKYSDNNEVFVNLSANKEMIKITINDIGIGIPPEDIPHLYEPFFRGKIAAKYIGYGLGLPLASKIIRMHDGELQVQSEQNKGTIVTITFKKFNIKKSNV, from the coding sequence GTGTTTTTTCTTTTTAGGGAAAACAATCGATATCACTTTTTAAAGCGATTAGATGATAGAGCAAAAATTGTCGCTTCAATTCATTTTCAAAAAGACCCAGAGAAAATTAAATATTATAAAAATCTTCAAAAAAATGGTCTTGAGGAATTAATTGAAGAAGAAGAATATGTATTAAAAATAAATAGCCATAATAGTTTTGATTATAATACAAATCTGAATCTTCCGAATACGTTTTACACCAATATTTTAAAAACAGGAAAAGATTCTTTTGAAAGAGATAATAAATATTATTTAGGACAGATTTTTCAAGAAAACAATCAAAAGTATATTGTAATTGTTAGCGCGAGAGATCGTAAAGGGAAAGACACGACCGTTTATATTGTCAAAATCATGCTTTTTGGCGGAATCGGTTTTGTGATTCTAGCGTTTCTTTTAGGGCGATTTTTAGCAAAACGAGTTATCGATCCTGTAGCAAGAATTACAAAAGAAGTAAAAAGAATTAGTGCTTCTAATCTTCATAATCGTCTTCCAGAGGTGAAAAATTCTGATGAAATTTCAGATTTGACCAATACTTTCAATAATATGCTGGATCGTTTGGAAACCTCTTTTGAGATTCAAGCGAACTTTATTAATAATGCTTCTCACGAATTAAAAACGCCAATAACAACAATTATTGCCGAAGCAGAAATTATGTTGCTTAAAGAAAGACAACAGCATGAATATGTAGAATCCCTACAAAATATATACAGTCAGGCTTCAAGATTAGGAAACTTAACAGAAAGCTTGCTAAAATTGACTCAAACAGGTTATGACGGACAAAAACAAGTGTCTGACATTGCGCGAATGGACGAGTTATTATTGGATGTGAAATCTGATCTTGATAAGATTTATCCAGACAATCGAGTAAGCATTAAACTTAATTTTGCTCCAGAAGATTCTAATTTATTGTTGCTGCCATGCAATAAACCGCTTTTAGAATTGGCAATCAATAACATTATTACAAACGGAGTAAAGTATTCTGATAATAATGAAGTGTTTGTGAATCTTTCTGCTAATAAAGAAATGATTAAAATTACAATTAATGATATCGGAATCGGTATTCCACCTGAAGATATTCCGCATTTATATGAACCTTTCTTTAGAGGTAAAATCGCCGCCAAATACATTGGTTACGGTTTAGGACTTCCGTTAGCTTCTAAAATCATTAGAATGCATGATGGAGAACTGCAAGTGCAATCTGAGCAAAATAAAGGAACTATCGTTACGATTACCTTTAAAAAATTCAACATTAAAAAATCTAATGTTTAA
- a CDS encoding response regulator transcription factor encodes MKLLIVEDEPNLLSILRKGFAENNNEVSVAMDGKTAMEMIHNYTFDVVILDVMLPDVNGIEICRRLRLAKNFVPILLLTALGTSENIVTGLNAGADDYLVKPFKFGELDARINALYRRSQQETEKIDTITIADLEINGRAKTVKRDGENIVLTAKEFKLLYYLAKNTGRIVSRDQILDNVWDINFDMNTNVVDVYITYLRRKIDKPFSTKLIHTMKGLGYVIKP; translated from the coding sequence ATGAAATTACTGATAGTTGAAGACGAACCAAATCTATTATCGATATTACGTAAAGGGTTTGCAGAAAATAATAATGAAGTAAGCGTTGCAATGGACGGTAAAACGGCTATGGAAATGATTCATAATTATACCTTCGATGTAGTAATTTTGGATGTAATGCTTCCTGATGTCAACGGAATTGAAATTTGCAGAAGACTTCGTCTTGCAAAAAACTTTGTACCTATTTTGCTATTAACAGCTTTAGGAACTTCAGAAAACATTGTAACGGGATTAAACGCTGGAGCTGATGATTATTTGGTAAAGCCGTTTAAATTTGGCGAATTAGATGCCAGAATAAATGCGCTCTACAGAAGATCGCAACAGGAAACAGAAAAAATAGATACTATCACAATTGCCGATTTAGAAATAAACGGACGTGCCAAAACGGTTAAAAGAGATGGAGAAAACATTGTTTTAACTGCCAAAGAATTCAAACTATTATATTATTTGGCTAAAAATACTGGCAGAATCGTTTCGCGCGATCAGATTTTGGATAATGTTTGGGATATTAATTTTGACATGAATACCAACGTCGTAGATGTTTATATTACGTACTTAAGAAGAAAGATAGATAAGCCTTTTTCAACCAAACTGATTCATACCATGAAGGGTTTAGGTTATGTAATTAAGCCATAA
- a CDS encoding TetR/AcrR family transcriptional regulator, whose amino-acid sequence MKQKSSVKERILDTASRLFYHQGFNSTGINQIIAEADIAIGSLYKHYESKSDLLYHYLEQQETEYFANLNDYLKDEKPSLKKLLKLIDYRIKLQEESNFSGCHFIKINAEIGREDKKIEQFVQAHKERQREYINGLVDEISTVKTLLIEKKALQNSIFLMIEGAVVSAGISGNTNDLKTVKKSINQFF is encoded by the coding sequence ATGAAACAGAAAAGCAGTGTAAAAGAACGAATACTCGATACAGCATCCCGTCTGTTTTATCATCAGGGATTTAATAGCACAGGAATTAATCAGATTATTGCTGAGGCAGATATTGCAATTGGTTCGCTTTACAAACACTATGAGTCTAAAAGTGATTTGTTGTATCATTATCTTGAACAGCAGGAAACAGAATATTTTGCCAATCTCAATGACTATTTAAAAGACGAGAAACCTTCCTTAAAAAAACTTCTAAAATTAATAGATTACCGTATTAAACTTCAGGAAGAATCAAATTTTTCCGGATGCCATTTCATAAAAATAAATGCTGAAATAGGTAGAGAAGATAAAAAAATAGAACAGTTTGTTCAAGCACATAAAGAGCGCCAGCGTGAGTATATTAATGGATTAGTTGATGAAATTAGTACAGTAAAAACGCTTTTAATAGAAAAAAAAGCACTACAAAACAGTATTTTTTTGATGATTGAAGGAGCTGTAGTTTCGGCAGGTATAAGCGGAAATACGAATGATCTAAAAACCGTAAAAAAAAGTATAAATCAGTTTTTCTGA
- a CDS encoding acyl-CoA dehydrogenase: MIDGGLEPYDAFNVVQHQMIDVAEAYLERIVLEQFQIAIKAVEDESSKVILTKLNQLYALSQIEKNKGWYLEDGYMEAVKTKAVRKMVNQLCWDIRPDAVALVNAFNIPESCLAAPIAL; the protein is encoded by the coding sequence TTGATTGATGGAGGATTAGAACCTTATGATGCTTTCAACGTTGTGCAACATCAAATGATTGATGTGGCCGAAGCATATTTGGAAAGAATAGTCTTAGAGCAATTTCAAATCGCAATAAAAGCAGTTGAAGACGAATCTTCGAAAGTTATTTTGACGAAATTGAATCAGTTATATGCGCTTTCGCAGATAGAAAAAAACAAAGGTTGGTATCTTGAAGACGGTTATATGGAAGCAGTAAAAACCAAAGCAGTCCGTAAAATGGTAAATCAGCTTTGTTGGGATATTCGTCCAGACGCTGTGGCTCTCGTAAATGCTTTCAATATTCCAGAAAGTTGTTTAGCGGCGCCTATTGCGCTTTAG
- a CDS encoding acyl-CoA dehydrogenase family protein produces MKNTKLQAFTPLFYLVWSDDLLTQKEFTTLKEFINSLNVLSQEEKEYLLSKVDISNPPSRNELTQWKLDIEKSIQDKSSVKSIFDIARALSGTDLDLTPIESDFKKLENDLGILGEEALQNFKTKADSFTANSHTDASFDIQKITQLLDGKEGAIIERVKSVISRPEFAYETSTDINVFRQTVYKWCKILADENLGGMAYPKEYGGGGNIEDYFAIMETLSYHDLSLVIKFGVQFGLWGMSVQSLGTEKHYAKYLKDIGSLKLPGCFAMTETHHGSNVKGLETTATYNHNDQTFTIHTPNKNAQKEYIGNAAVHGQMATVFAKLIIDDHDYGVNAFVVPLRDPNGNVLNRVTIGDCGHKMGLNGVDNGTISFDNVVIPKDNMLDRFASVNDKGEFESPIPSDNRRFFTMLGTLVGGRIGIPRSALVAS; encoded by the coding sequence ATGAAAAATACCAAACTTCAAGCCTTTACTCCGTTATTTTATTTAGTGTGGTCAGATGATTTACTGACACAAAAAGAGTTTACAACCTTAAAAGAGTTTATAAATTCGCTAAATGTTTTGTCTCAAGAAGAAAAAGAATATTTGCTTTCTAAAGTAGATATTTCAAATCCGCCTTCGCGAAATGAACTCACACAATGGAAATTGGATATTGAAAAAAGCATTCAGGATAAATCTTCTGTTAAGTCGATTTTTGATATTGCAAGAGCACTTTCGGGAACCGATTTGGATTTAACACCAATCGAATCCGATTTCAAAAAACTAGAAAATGATTTAGGGATTTTAGGCGAAGAGGCGCTTCAAAACTTTAAAACCAAAGCGGATTCTTTTACAGCCAATTCTCATACAGATGCTAGTTTTGACATTCAGAAAATCACTCAACTTTTAGACGGAAAAGAAGGCGCAATAATTGAAAGAGTTAAATCTGTGATTTCGAGACCTGAATTTGCATATGAAACGTCTACTGATATTAATGTTTTTAGACAAACCGTTTACAAATGGTGCAAAATTCTAGCCGATGAAAATTTAGGAGGCATGGCTTATCCAAAAGAATATGGCGGAGGAGGAAATATTGAAGATTATTTCGCCATCATGGAAACGCTGAGTTATCACGATTTAAGTTTGGTAATTAAATTTGGTGTTCAGTTTGGACTTTGGGGAATGAGTGTTCAATCGTTAGGAACTGAAAAACATTATGCTAAATATTTAAAAGATATTGGCTCGTTGAAACTTCCAGGCTGTTTTGCCATGACCGAAACACATCACGGATCGAACGTAAAAGGTCTAGAAACAACAGCAACTTACAATCATAACGATCAGACTTTTACCATTCATACGCCAAATAAAAATGCTCAAAAAGAATATATTGGCAACGCAGCTGTTCATGGACAAATGGCAACTGTTTTTGCTAAATTAATTATTGACGATCATGATTATGGCGTAAATGCTTTTGTGGTTCCGTTACGCGATCCAAACGGAAATGTATTAAACAGAGTAACAATTGGCGATTGCGGTCATAAAATGGGATTAAATGGCGTAGATAACGGAACAATAAGTTTTGATAATGTAGTGATTCCGAAAGACAATATGCTGGATCGCTTTGCTTCAGTAAATGATAAAGGCGAATTTGAAAGCCCGATTCCGAGTGATAATAGACGATTTTTCACGATGTTAGGGACTTTGGTTGGAGGAAGAATCGGAATTCCGCGTTCGGCTTTAGTTGCGAGCTAA